TGATAAATGATACCAAGTTGTTAATCAACGCCGAAACCCCAAGGTCCCGTTCAATGTTCAATCAAAGCAGTGCAAAACAAAATCACTCGAAAGAATATGCGCGCTGCGCTATAGTCTATAATCAAGAGGGAAGATATCTATAAGTATAAggacttttttttcttctttttcagACCATCACTCGTTGTAATGATATACCTAGAAAGAGTCAGCACCAAGTAACGACTATAGTCAGAACGACGGGGACTTACAAAGTACTCGGGCAACCCAAAAATAGAGTACCCCAATCTCTTAGCCATCTTAGCAAAGCCCTCCGTCTCAACCAAATGGTAAAACGGAAAAGCCGGGAACATGGCACCATCACGGTGCACATCGGCCTTGACCATCAACGCCGTCCCGCCAACACCGTCCAACGGCATAAGGCGCTCAGGATCGGGATTCTCAACATCCGCGAGATGAGCCATCAGAGTCCGATAGGTAGCCATCTCGCCGTATCCCTCAAGGATGATCTCGTCGGGGTCCAATTCCGCCGCCAGGGCCTGGGCCGTCCCGCTGTCCACCCAAGAGTTATAGTCGTAGGGCCGGGCATCCATCTTTTTCTTATCCTTGTTATAGTACCGCTGGTAGCAGTTCGGCACGATGATAGGCTGGTTGTGGCTGGTCAGATCCTGGATGAGGGTGGAGGGTGTCTCGATGATATCAGCATCCAGCCAGAGAACCCAGGAGGTGCTGGGTCCGAGAGTCGTAAATACAAGACTGTTTCGGGCACGACTCATAGACTCGCGACGCGCCTTCTGGTTCTCCATCTTGTGCCGCTCCTTCTCATCCTGCGAGGTGAGCGGCGGGTCGAAATCTTGCCGAAGGATGCTGATACTCGCGAACCGAGAGTCGACCGGTCCGGACTGCGTCTTGCTGATAGCTTTTTCGAGCGCCGCAACAGCCGCGTTTCCATCTTTCGTTGATGGCGCAATGAACCCGATAGAAACGAGCTCATGCGGGTAACTCAACCGGACCACGTTGTCCCAGTATTCCTGGTAGAACCGGCTCAGCGGCGTGAGAATAAGGACCCGTTCGCCATTTTTCGCGGAAGCGCTAGTGCTCGTAAGACTGTTGAGGTTGTAGTGCACAACAGGTGGAGGAGCACGGTATCCATCATCGCGGACGGGTTGTGACCTCAGGAACGGCTTCGTGGGCGGGGAAAGCGGGTTTTCAGCCGCATCTCCTTTCCGTAATTGAGAAGATGTGTCGTCTGGTGCGGTAGAAGTCGATGGTGTAGAGGATGAGGGCGAGAATAGGAAAGTGATGAATCCGAATGCTAGCAGAGCTGCTAGGACTAGGGTGATGGGGTTTGTACGCCGGCGTGTCACGACGGCCATTGTGTCCGGAGGAAAGATAAAAGTGCGAGACAAGTGTAAATTAGGATTCGGTTTGTAGATGGCTTCGCCTAAGCAGGAGAGTGGTAGAACTGTCTCGTTACCCAGGAATATTCGCAATGAGGTACTGGCGAGCAGGCATAGTAACGTAGCAATGCAGATGGAAGGAGGAACAGAACGAAGGTGGTGACAAAGAAAGTTCGAGCGGAAAAAAAAGTCAATCAATGCAAATAATATAGGGAGACATAGACTGAGAAACTCTCCTGAGAGTCTCCTGCGCCCTTGTTGCTGATGAAGCAAAAGAGGTTGAGTTCTGTAACTTCTGTACAAGGTCCAGCGGAGTGAAAACCGAGGGCGGTGACCCAATGCGGGCAATGGTATGACGACGCTGCATTGGCTGCTATGTATACAGTAGTAGCCATCTATATAGCATGTTCACAGTATATAAGTACAGTCTATCTATTCATTAAATTTACACCCTCTTGCAATTGATCATGGCAAAGACCGCATCACACCCTCAAATGCAACCAGAGCCATGGCATTCGCCGGGAAGGCCCTCAGGAAACAAGGCACGAAGCCTCGCCAATATCCTCTCCATCCACGCTCCTGGTAAACAGCTCTCGCTGCATCCTTCCACCTGGGGAACCGCCGCTCTCCATCGTTCAAAGCGCCACCCATGGGATCCGTCATGAGACGCTGCTTGACCACGTCCGACGGGTACGATGTGATCCAGAAAACCTGGGCGGAGATACCACCGGCCCAGAAGTTGACTACCGGTGCTGACAGTTTTGTGTGTTCATTGAAACACCGGGTTAGGATATCATAAGATCCCCaccagcagaagaagaaggatcgAAAAAAAATCGTGGCACAGAGACCACGATAGAGACCCGATATACCGTGCGTTTTCAGCTGGTTCCTCTATCAGCGATGCTTTCGTAGTCATTTGCAGAAAATGCGTAAGCTTACAAGTTTGCGCAGACAGTCAACAGGCCCACTGTACATGCGCTGGGACTTTTCTGCCGCgtattgaatctgtaacCGGGCCTTAATGTGCTCAACTGGAGCAGCAATAAAGCTGACTGTAGTACCCGCCATAATACCTGCAATACCATGACCCAAACTTGGCAATGTACGCATATCCGATTGGCTCCCCCGGTTGAATGGGGTCAATGCACGGGTGTGGGGGTTCGAAAAGACATGTTCAAGAAGTAGTCGCCGGTAGAGTGTCAGAGAGCCAAGCATACTGCAGATTATAATCAGCGACCGCTCTCCACGCTATCTGTTCCCTCGTCACCTTCGCGAGGGCTGGAACTCACACAGAATCCATCACCATCCAACCGACCAGCGGCGGCGTGGCACCTTTGTATAACCCGCTTACACCCTCAACCCGTATTGTTCGTAGCACGCAGTCCAATGGACCCTTAAATTGACCTTCTGTGCTTGTTTGTAGTCGGACTTTCACAGTATCGAATCTGTTCGACCAACGATTGGTTATCTTTCTGACTCTCGCACGGCATTAAGACGGAAAACGGTGGGAAACATACGGATGGCCAACTATATTTACGAAACATCCCGATTAGCCGTCACGTCTTCTCATCCATTGCGCCCAAGAAAACAACGGAGCATCATAATCCAAGAAATTAGGTACTATGGAGACATACCACTCAACTTCGCAATCCCCGAGAATACCCCTGCCACAAATCCCTTATAATTGCCCTTTGATTGCGCTTTGCGTGCCGCCGTATTCCCGTTGTTATTGTTATTATCGCTACCAGTCGCTGCTGAGTTTTGTTGGCCCGCCATCCCCGATGTTGTGGCTGTCGCCAACGGTGGCCGCGTGGATGACATTGTCTGTGCTAATTGTGGGCTTTCCGTATCCTGTATACCTCCGTACTTAAGGCACCGACGTGAGCTTATGATGATGTGTAGCTCTTTTGTCAACGAAAAAAGCTGAGAGAATTGCGGGAGTCCGCTATCGGACGCAGTGGTAAAAGTGTCGGTCGCTCGTCATTCAATTGCGCGGCCAATTGAGTAGAAGGAATGAGGAAATGATAGTAAGTGACAGCACGAATCGCACTTAGCAGAGAACTGAGATTTGAGAAAGATGTCACTTTGGAATGAGTGGAGGGGAAAGAATTGGAGAATATGGATGTTCTTAGTAAAGCGATCGCCCCGCAAAACCGAATGCTTCGGGGATAGGGCCCAACTCCGGGCAGGAACAAGCCTTTCCTGTTTTGGTTAGCTCGTATACATCATTCAGGTGATTCTATCTGAGTATACTACAACACATGGTGCTAAACTAGAGCATCAAAATGTCATTGTCAGCAGAAAGCTCCAAATAAGGCCAGTCGGATGTTGTCGCAAACACAACCAAGCTCGAATCCGGCGCCTATGTGGAGAGGAATGCTGGGCATGCAGCATTATCCCAGGGCATGTAAGTCAGTAGTCCAAAAGAATGACGGGTATGCAATATCGATGAAATTCGTTCTAATCAGAAAAGAACTAATATTTCTATGCTGCTATGTAGGTCGGGCTATGGCGCGACAAAGGACTCATCAACTTTTCCGTCGAGCCCATCAACAACGTCATCCTACTCTGCGCCTGTCATTCTAGATTCGAATCCCTTAGGTTCATATTCATTCCAGATGATATTCAGTTCTCTATCGACTTTGAGCGTCGAGACTACGAGCGCAGACGATCTGCGGTGGGAAC
This region of Aspergillus chevalieri M1 DNA, chromosome 4, nearly complete sequence genomic DNA includes:
- the MNN9 gene encoding mannosyltransferase complex subunit MNN9 (CAZy:GT62;~COG:G;~EggNog:ENOG410PG52;~InterPro:IPR029044;~PFAM:PF03452); the encoded protein is MAVVTRRRTNPITLVLAALLAFGFITFLFSPSSSTPSTSTAPDDTSSQLRKGDAAENPLSPPTKPFLRSQPVRDDGYRAPPPVVHYNLNSLTSTSASAKNGERVLILTPLSRFYQEYWDNVVRLSYPHELVSIGFIAPSTKDGNAAVAALEKAISKTQSGPVDSRFASISILRQDFDPPLTSQDEKERHKMENQKARRESMSRARNSLVFTTLGPSTSWVLWLDADIIETPSTLIQDLTSHNQPIIVPNCYQRYYNKDKKKMDARPYDYNSWVDSGTAQALAAELDPDEIILEGYGEMATYRTLMAHLADVENPDPERLMPLDGVGGTALMVKADVHRDGAMFPAFPFYHLVETEGFAKMAKRLGYSIFGLPEYFVYHYNE
- a CDS encoding putative mitochondrial carrier protein (COG:C;~EggNog:ENOG410PIF5;~InterPro:IPR018108,IPR023395,IPR002067;~PFAM:PF00153;~TransMembrane:2 (o109-126i218-239o);~go_process: GO:0055085 - transmembrane transport [Evidence IEA]), whose translation is MSSTRPPLATATTSGMAGQQNSAATGSDNNNNNGNTAARKAQSKGNYKGFVAGVFSGIAKLSVGHPFDTVKVRLQTSTEGQFKGPLDCVLRTIRVEGVSGLYKGATPPLVGWMVMDSVMLGSLTLYRRLLLEHVFSNPHTRALTPFNRGSQSDMRTLPSLGHGIAGIMAGTTVSFIAAPVEHIKARLQIQYAAEKSQRMYSGPVDCLRKLLKTHGISGLYRGLCATIFFRSFFFCWWGSYDILTRCFNEHTKLSAPVVNFWAGGISAQVFWITSYPSDVVKQRLMTDPMGGALNDGERRFPRWKDAARAVYQERGWRGYWRGFVPCFLRAFPANAMALVAFEGVMRSLP